The following are encoded together in the Platichthys flesus chromosome 9, fPlaFle2.1, whole genome shotgun sequence genome:
- the fetub gene encoding fetuin B → MKHCVLLLLALGLAHVLAAPVEQVGPVEGSCDDAFVKSAAKEALKKINQDRKEGYVFALHHLSDAHLEKHGEHGVVFYLTMDVVETNCSVLGTYHWQTCAARSVEDTPVYGQCKAAIFISRVNRVLRLYKYDCTLRPVPAARVTEICPDCPSLMDKEDAKVQKVVSAALKKFNDESDMTKQFALLQVTRASLSMGMATFYNVEFTIQETTCRRDVPLADKCPLLECEFAHKGFCKGGEVTPPTGETEITVECDIYEPEAADREKKLHLLGGETDHSHGDKHAHDAAHDHAHGSDHEHSHDHESDHTESHTHQHQAHNHTHAHDADHHHTHDKGSAHSHAHDHTHDHDAGSAHSHAHDHTHDHDAGSAPRPAHHHTHDHDAGSAHRHAHDHTHDHGHGHDHVHAHHAKAHNHTGDSPHQHHGYEHTGAEHTHEHDHELALDHEHKHAHLHVHEHHHHHHEHEHEKAHHDHPEGKVKMLPSIDQPMILPFFPEAPEAGVTLPAKPDPQIPGAMEPTIHAFPTSFSALCPALTGELSLVDKLFTEDPRFKRPSCERMSGFLLILCVALLQQEGRARPEPPGCSSPEAVRVAEEAMEQINQDATHGYVLSLNRLYHVSHSTDTSYGTLYRVSMDVLETKCHISSRKPWKECEVRDVSEVLVYGECDVSASLDTQVKLRSYSCVLHEVSALLVVMTCPDCPTANDMSDPIVVETAKLSLQRFNKESGLDNVFALGNITKASFQWVVGPSYFVEFTIVETVCSKKTEASELSSCLPMDCQFAHRGFCSGSHMSIEDEFDFKPLVGKGINSRNPVEVKCEIYEPQAAAVEEQLHARADSKHTGHQHHNHTHLHPHEHEHEHAVTPSPDATVPKPRGSLGTVVNEAAAPRSAPAASSCPGPRRHNLDIFRIKL, encoded by the exons ATGAAGcactgtgttctgctgctgctggcgttGGGCCTCGCCCACGTCCTGGCCGCTCCGGTGGAGCAGGTCGGCCCGGTGGAGGGGTCGTGTGACGACGCCTTCGTGAAGAGCGCCGCTAAAGAGGCTCTCAAAAAGATCAACCAGGACCGGAAGGAGGGCTACGTGTTCGCCCTGCACCACCTGTCCGACGCACACCTGGAGAAACAT GGAGAACATGGCGTTGTCTTCTACCTGACTATGGACGTGGTGGAGACCAACTGCAGCGTTCTGGGCACATACCACTGGCAGACCTGTGCAGCTCGCTCCGTGGAAGACACACCG gtgtATGGACAGTGTAAAGCTGCCATCTTCATCAGCAGGGTGAACAGAGTGCTGCGTCTCTACAAGTACGACTGTACTCTCAGACCAG TTCCTGCAGCCAGGGTGACTGAAATCTGTCCCGACTGCCCGAGTCTGATGGACAAGGAGGACGCTAAGGTCCAGAAGGTTGTGTCCGCCGCTCTGAAGAAGTTCAACGATGAGAGCGACATGACCAAGCAATTCGCTCTGCTCCAGGTCACCCGCGCCAGTCTTTCg ATGGGCATGGCCACATTCTACAATGTGGAGTTCACCATCCAGGAGACGACCTGCAGGAGGGACGTGCCGCTGGCTGATAAGTGCCCCCTCCTGGAATGCGAGTTCGCT CACAAGGGCTTCTGTAAGGGAGGAGAGGTCACCCCCCCCACTGGGGAGACTGAGATCACTGTGGAGTGTGACATCTACGAGCCGGAG gctgctgacagagagaagaagctcCACCTCCTCGGCGGAGAGACTGACCACAGCCACGGTGACAAACATGCACATGACGCCGCCCATGACCACGCCCACGGCTCCGACCACGAACACTCACACGACCACGAGTCTGACCACACCGAGAGCCACACTCATCAACACCAAGCCCATAACCACACCCACGCCCACGACGCCGACCACCACCACACCCACGACAAAGGCAGCGCCCACAGCCACGCCCACGACCACACCCACGACCACGACGCAGGCAGCGCCCACAGCCACGCCCACGACCACACCCACGACCACGACGCAGGCAGCGCCCCCAGGCCCGCCCACCACCACACCCACGACCACGACGCAGGCAGCGCCCACAGGCACGCCCACGACCACACCCACGACCACGGCCACGGCCACGATCACGTGCACGCCCATCACGCCAAAGCGCACAACCACACCGGTGACTCACCACACCAACACCACGGCTACGAGCACACTGGCGCCGAGCACACCCACGAACACGACCACGAGCTCGCTCTGGACCACGAGCACAAGCACGCTCACCTGCACGTGCACGagcaccaccaccatcaccacgaGCACGAGCACGAGAAGGCACACCACGACCACCCAGAGGGCAAGGTGAAGATGTTGCCCTCCATCGACCAGCCCATGATCCTGCCTTTCTTCCCAGAAGCCCCTGAGGCCGGGGTCACTCTGCCCGCCAAGCCCGACCCCCAGATCCCCGGGGCGATGGAGCCCACCATCCACGCGTTCCCCACCTCCTTCTCCGCCCTGTGCCCCGCCCTGACGGGGGAGCTCTCCCTGGTGGACAAGCTCTTCACTGAGGACCCCCGGTTCAAGCGACCCTC ATGTGAGAGGATGAGTGGGTTCCTGCTGATCCTATGTGTGgccctgctgcagcaggagggacGAGCCCGGCCAGAGCCTCCAGGCTGCAGCAGCCCCGAGGCCGTGCGAGTGGCAGAAGAAGCCATGGAGCAGATCAACCAGGACGCCACGCACGGATACGTCCTGTCACTCAACCGACTGTACCACGTCTCTCACAGCACGGACACG AGCTATGGGACACTCTACAGGGTGTCCATGGACGTCTTGGAGACCAAATgccacatcagcagcaggaagCCGTGGAAAGAGTGTGAAGTCAGAGATGTTTCTGAAGTACTA GTTTACGGAGAGTGTGATGTCTCAGCCTCCTTAGACACTCAAGTCAAACTTCGGAGCTACTCCTGTGTTCTTCATGAAG TTTCTGCTCTTTTGGTGGTGATGACGTGTCCAGACTGTCCCACCGCTAACGACATGAGCGATCCCATCGTGGTGGAAACGGCCAAACTCTCGCTGCAGAGGTTCAACAAGGAGAGTGGCCTGGACAACGTCTTCGCTCTGGGGAACATCACAAAAGCCAGTTTCCAG TGGGTGGTTGGTCCGTCGTACTTCGTGGAGTTCACCATCGTGGAGACGGTGTGTTCAAAGAAGACGGAGGCCAGTGAGCTGAGCAGCTGTTTGCCTATGGACTGCCAGTTTgct CACCGAGGTTTCTGTTCCGGTTCACACATGAGCATCGAGGACGAGTTTGACTTCAAGCCTCTCGTTGGAAAAGGAATCAACTCAAGGAACCCTGTGGAAGTGAAGTGTGAGATCTACGAGCCTCAG gccgctgctgtggaggagcagctccATGCCCGAGCTGACAGTAAACACACCGGGCATCAgcaccacaaccacacacacctgcatccCCACGAGCACGAGCACGAGCACGCCGTCACACCCAGCCCTGACGCCACTGTCCCCAAACCACGGGGCTCCCTGGGGACTGTGGTgaatgaagctgctgctccCAGATCTGCCCCGGCTGCCAGCTCCTGCCCCGGCCCACGACGCCACAATCTGGACATATTCAGAATCAAACTCTGA